Proteins found in one Larimichthys crocea isolate SSNF chromosome I, L_crocea_2.0, whole genome shotgun sequence genomic segment:
- the her11 gene encoding hairy-related 11 produces MTRRQQSTTVEDGRTRKRVLKPVVEKKRRDRINQSLAELRSLLLNHTSDPRLQNPKIEKAEILDFAVEYLQKRTDDSTHTQMKTHPLVVNPHHSEPNAPALFTMESAGFQQCVAQLTSYMQKITPSQRTSLIEGLRRHTESQQPKPDFSQRMMETDAARQQPVDGVCTTERKEDSPKLLFPSHSPFQPHSCSTPCHDYLSPPPSPWLSPSFSTYATSPPFPSFASHFTFPPSLSPLSSNTSFFSFPPTVPHSGLPALHCLPPHAAQREGSPPNSSSTMWRPWF; encoded by the exons GTCCTGAAACCAGTtgtggagaagaagagaagagatcGAATAAATCAAAGTCTGGCTGAGCTGAGAAGTTTGCTGTTGAATCACACGTCTGATCCA CGGCTGCAAAATCCTAAAATAGAGAAAGCGGAGATTCTTGACTTTGCAGTGGAATATCTTCAGAAGCGGACAGATG ACTCTACTCATACTCAGATGAAGACTCATCCTCTTGTGGTAAACCCTCATCACTCAGAGCCCAATGCTCCCGCTCTCTTTACCATGGAGAGTGCAGGTTTCCAGCAGTGTGTGGCCCAGCTGACCAGCTACATGCAGAAAATAACACCGTCACAGAGGACGAGCCTGATCGAGGGGCTGAGGCGTCACACGGAGAGCCAGCAGCCAAAACCAGACTTCAGCCAGAGAATGATGGAGACGGACGCGGCCAGACAACAACCTGTGGACGGCGTTTGCACAActgagaggaaagaagactCTCCCAAGTTGTTGTTTCCATCTCACTCCCCATTTCAGCCTCACTCGTGCTCCACACCGTGCCACGACTATCTGTCGCCTCCCCCCTCCCCGTGgctttctccctccttctccacATACGCCACCTCGCCTCCTTTCCCGTCATTTGCCTCTCACTTCACCTTCCCTCCCAGCCTGTCACCTCTGTCTTCCAACACCTCCTTCTTCAGTTTCCCACCCACCGTCCCACACTCCGGCCTTCCTGCCCTTCACTGCCTCCCTCCACACGCTGCACAGAGAGAGGGGTCACCACCAAACTCCTCCTCGACCATGTGGAGGCCTTGGTTTTGA